In the Anaerolineales bacterium genome, one interval contains:
- a CDS encoding GIY-YIG nuclease family protein, with the protein MQPRTYFVYIVANRSRTLYVGMTNDLPRRLHEHKHLLVPGFTSKYRIDRLVYLEEADDVQAGIAREKQLKGWLRARKVALIESVNPTWEDLSAEKDAP; encoded by the coding sequence GTGCAGCCGAGGACCTACTTCGTCTACATCGTTGCGAACCGGTCGCGAACCCTGTACGTCGGAATGACGAACGACCTGCCGCGTCGGCTCCATGAGCACAAGCACCTCCTGGTCCCCGGTTTCACCAGCAAGTACCGGATTGACCGCCTCGTGTACCTCGAAGAGGCGGACGATGTGCAGGCGGGAATCGCCCGGGAGAAGCAGCTCAAGGGCTGGCTGCGAGCCAGGAAGGTCGCGCTTATCGAATCCGTCAATCCGACATGGGAGGACTTGAGCGCCGAAAAGGACGCTCCGTGA
- a CDS encoding arylsulfatase, protein MTIKTYKDGTPFTGVIGRTTEESSPAWPEPARAPEGAPNVLFFVLDDVGYGQLSSFGGLVETPVLDSLAANGLRYTNMHTTALCSPSRGCILTGRNHHSIGLASITETSTGYPGYNGILPFDKGMLSEMLLQKGYNTFGVGKWHLTPPEHMTPAGPYERWPLGRGFERYYGFMGGETNQWYPELTYDNHEVEQPKSPEEGYHLSIDLADKAIEFIQDAHVNAPDKPFFLYYATGAGHAPHHVPKEWADKYKGKFDMGWDKYRELVHQRQLKIGILPKGTELSAHDPDVPVWDTLPADARRLFARMMEVYAGFVSFTDHHFGRILEFLKEIGELDNTLIMVISDNGASSEGGQVGSLNEMFFFNNAKETLEDNLKMIDKLGGVETLNHYAWGWTNAGNTPFRRWKRETYRGGTTDPCIVSWPKGIKERGEMRTQYGHIIDFVPTVLEALGVEAPEGIRGVTQAPIDGVSLAHTFNEAAAPSNHHTQYFEMFGHRAIYHDGWRAVCPWPGPSFTEAAKKGRQFGSPIPNQVLVDIETHDWELYHVDEDYSECHNLAAEHRDKLIEMIGRWWAEAGKYQVLPIDGDVRSRLSVERPTIARPRDKIVYYPGGSSVPFAATPKVYNRPWSITADVVIPKGGAEGVLLAQGGRSGGYSFFVKDKKLYFLYNWLGHDRFWLKSDAVVPEGEVELRYEFEPTGKPDIAQGHGVPARGQLYINRKLVASIDMPYSILVIFGTEGLTCGYDGGDHVAAEEYGDEFRFTGTIKRVTLDLSGELIPDSEADMKIAMMRQ, encoded by the coding sequence ATGACCATCAAGACCTACAAGGATGGAACTCCGTTCACCGGCGTCATCGGACGCACCACGGAGGAGTCCTCGCCCGCCTGGCCGGAACCGGCGCGCGCCCCGGAAGGCGCGCCCAACGTGCTCTTCTTCGTGCTGGACGATGTCGGGTACGGTCAGTTGTCGAGCTTCGGCGGGCTGGTCGAGACGCCCGTGCTGGACAGCCTGGCGGCCAACGGCCTGCGCTACACCAACATGCACACCACCGCCTTGTGCTCGCCGTCGCGCGGTTGCATCCTGACCGGGCGCAATCACCACTCGATCGGACTGGCATCGATCACCGAGACATCCACCGGGTATCCCGGCTACAACGGCATCCTGCCCTTTGACAAGGGCATGCTCAGCGAGATGCTGTTGCAGAAAGGCTACAACACCTTCGGCGTTGGGAAGTGGCACCTGACGCCCCCCGAACACATGACGCCGGCCGGACCCTACGAGCGCTGGCCGCTCGGGCGCGGCTTCGAGCGCTACTATGGTTTTATGGGCGGTGAGACCAACCAATGGTATCCGGAGCTGACCTACGACAACCACGAGGTTGAGCAACCCAAGTCGCCGGAGGAGGGCTACCATCTGAGCATCGACCTGGCTGACAAGGCCATCGAGTTCATCCAGGACGCACATGTCAACGCACCGGATAAGCCGTTCTTCCTGTACTACGCGACAGGCGCCGGCCACGCCCCGCACCACGTGCCCAAGGAGTGGGCGGACAAGTACAAGGGCAAGTTCGACATGGGCTGGGACAAGTATCGCGAGCTCGTCCACCAGCGCCAGCTGAAGATAGGGATCCTTCCGAAGGGCACCGAACTGTCGGCGCACGACCCGGATGTGCCGGTGTGGGACACACTGCCGGCCGACGCCAGGCGACTCTTTGCCCGCATGATGGAGGTCTATGCTGGATTTGTGAGCTTCACCGACCATCACTTCGGACGCATCCTTGAGTTCCTGAAAGAGATCGGCGAGTTGGACAACACGCTGATCATGGTTATCTCCGACAACGGCGCCAGCTCCGAGGGCGGACAGGTTGGTTCGCTCAACGAAATGTTCTTCTTCAACAATGCCAAGGAAACGCTGGAAGATAACCTCAAGATGATCGACAAGTTGGGCGGCGTCGAGACCCTCAACCACTACGCCTGGGGTTGGACCAATGCCGGCAACACGCCCTTCCGCCGCTGGAAGCGTGAGACCTACCGAGGCGGCACCACCGACCCGTGCATCGTGTCATGGCCCAAGGGCATCAAGGAGCGCGGCGAGATGCGGACGCAGTACGGGCACATCATCGACTTCGTCCCGACGGTTTTGGAAGCCCTTGGCGTGGAAGCGCCAGAGGGCATCCGCGGTGTGACCCAGGCGCCCATCGACGGGGTGAGCCTCGCCCATACCTTCAACGAGGCGGCTGCGCCGAGCAATCACCACACCCAGTACTTTGAAATGTTCGGCCACCGCGCCATCTACCACGATGGCTGGCGGGCGGTCTGCCCCTGGCCGGGACCGAGCTTCACCGAGGCCGCCAAGAAGGGCCGCCAGTTCGGCTCCCCCATTCCCAACCAGGTACTCGTAGATATCGAGACACACGACTGGGAGTTGTACCACGTGGATGAGGATTACTCCGAGTGCCATAACCTGGCCGCCGAGCACCGCGACAAGCTGATCGAAATGATCGGCCGCTGGTGGGCCGAAGCGGGCAAATATCAGGTGCTTCCGATCGACGGCGATGTCCGTAGCCGCCTCAGCGTGGAACGCCCGACGATTGCCAGGCCGAGGGACAAGATCGTCTATTACCCGGGCGGGTCGTCGGTCCCCTTTGCCGCCACACCCAAGGTGTACAACCGGCCCTGGAGCATCACAGCCGACGTCGTGATCCCGAAGGGTGGCGCAGAGGGTGTGCTGCTAGCACAGGGCGGCCGGTCCGGCGGTTACTCCTTCTTCGTCAAGGACAAGAAACTCTACTTCCTGTACAACTGGCTTGGCCACGACAGGTTCTGGCTGAAGTCCGATGCGGTGGTTCCGGAGGGTGAAGTCGAGCTGCGCTACGAGTTCGAGCCGACCGGCAAGCCCGACATTGCCCAGGGGCATGGAGTGCCAGCCCGTGGCCAGCTCTACATCAACCGCAAGTTGGTCGCCAGTATAGACATGCCCTACTCGATCCTGGTCATTTTCGGGACGGAAGGCCTGACCTGCGGCTATGACGGTGGCGATCACGTAGCAGCGGAGGAGTATGGCGATGAGTTCCGATTCACCGGCACCATTAAGCGTGTCACACTGGATCTGTCCGGCGAGCTGATCCCGGACAGTGAGGCCGACATGAAGATCGCCATGATGCGGCAGTAG
- a CDS encoding GIY-YIG nuclease family protein: MGSVKTEKGQGDQILKARSYFVYILSNRSRTLYVGATNDLERRIYEHKHNLVPGFTSRYRIDRLVYFEETGDVQAPIAREKQLKGWLRAKKVALIESVNSTWEDLSAE, encoded by the coding sequence TTGGGGTCAGTCAAGACTGAAAAGGGTCAGGGGGACCAGATCTTGAAGGCGAGGTCCTACTTCGTCTACATCCTTTCGAACCGATCGCGCACCCTGTACGTCGGAGCAACGAACGACCTGGAGCGTCGGATCTATGAACACAAGCACAATCTGGTCCCTGGTTTCACAAGCAGGTACCGAATTGACCGGCTCGTATACTTCGAAGAGACGGGTGATGTGCAGGCGCCGATCGCCCGGGAGAAGCAACTCAAGGGTTGGCTGCGCGCCAAGAAGGTCGCACTCATCGAATCCGTCAACTCGACATGGGAGGACTTGAGCGCCGAATAG
- a CDS encoding TMEM198/TM7SF3 family protein, with product MAFSLLCGAVVALAFAAAVCFAGYRLFLVLLPIWGFVFGFTLGAQAIQAITNGNFLGDVTSWVVGLVVAVIFAVLSYLFYFIAIALFSFSAGYAAGVGFMALIGSQFGLVNFLVGLALGVGVAFVVLRFNVQKWVIIIATSIIGALAMAGIVLFGMPAMSTAVVDLDVVAQALRAYPFMMLLALVAAVGGIVVQYRSTRTFAFKPPADLM from the coding sequence ATGGCTTTTTCACTTCTCTGCGGGGCGGTAGTCGCCCTGGCATTTGCGGCGGCGGTGTGCTTCGCTGGCTACCGCCTGTTCCTTGTTCTCTTGCCAATCTGGGGTTTCGTTTTCGGCTTTACTCTCGGCGCACAGGCGATCCAGGCCATCACCAATGGCAACTTCCTCGGGGACGTGACCAGCTGGGTGGTCGGCCTGGTGGTGGCTGTGATCTTCGCTGTTCTGTCCTACTTGTTCTACTTCATCGCGATCGCTCTGTTCTCGTTCTCGGCAGGCTACGCCGCGGGCGTCGGATTCATGGCGTTGATTGGCAGCCAGTTCGGGCTGGTCAACTTCCTCGTCGGCCTGGCCCTCGGCGTCGGCGTGGCGTTTGTCGTCTTGCGCTTCAACGTGCAGAAGTGGGTGATCATCATCGCCACTTCCATCATCGGGGCGTTGGCCATGGCGGGGATTGTACTTTTCGGCATGCCGGCCATGTCGACAGCCGTTGTGGACCTGGATGTTGTCGCCCAGGCCTTGCGTGCTTACCCGTTCATGATGCTGTTGGCCCTGGTCGCCGCCGTCGGCGGGATCGTCGTCCAGTACCGCAGCACCCGCACCTTCGCCTTCAAACCGCCGGCCGATCTTATGTAG